A stretch of Excalfactoria chinensis isolate bCotChi1 unplaced genomic scaffold, bCotChi1.hap2 Scaffold_1048, whole genome shotgun sequence DNA encodes these proteins:
- the LOC140264803 gene encoding patatin-like phospholipase domain-containing protein 6 isoform X4: MGQSGLDPQEEAEDASLISSLSELFAEDQLSTSTVLWAMLSLGFTILVAIGIVLLLRRLRLKEVPAQETPKYRFRKRDKMLFYGRKIMRKVSQSTSSLVDTTISSTSRPRMKKKLKMLNIAKKFLRIQKELPTLQLKEPPPSVLEADLTEFDVANSHLPSEVLYMLKNVRVLGHFEKPLFLELCKHMVFQQCQQGDYVFRPGQPDTSIYVLQDGKLELLLTEPDGKETVMKEVFPGDSVHSLLSILDVITGHQRPYRTVCARAAEDSTVLRLPVEAFSAVFEKYPESLVRVVQIIMVRLQRVTFLALHNYLGLTNELFSHEMQPLRLFPQPSHATRTSPVRHGKRGLGAAEEGRERPTELSKVLDPSPGPQPTAGGGSQLSVPAVEPLKAGGLDSPAPPPLSRCISMPVDISGIQKGPRSDFDMAYERGRISVSLQEDSTSPLAAFSRSISHEPKERKSVTVEEQPSSVYRYSCEDEAAVADCPFEPYQGRQTSAIFEAAKQELVKLMKVENPSLLNNRVLLHHAKAGTVIARQGDQDVSLHFVLWGCLHVYQRMIDKAEDVCLFLTQPGEMVGQLAVLTGEPLIFTIKANRDCTFLKISKSDFYEIMREQPSVVLSVAHTVVTRMSPFVRQMDFAIDWMAVEAGRALYRQGDKSDCTYIALNGRLRSVIQKGSGKKELIGEYGRGDLIGVVEALTRQPRATTVHAVRDTELAKLPEGTLNNIKRRYPQVVTRLIHLLSQKILGNLQQLRGPFAGSGLGMASSSEPTNPTSNLSTVAVLPVCDDVPMAAFTLELKHALNAIGPTLLLTSDIIRARLGSSALDSIHEYRLSGWLAQQEDIHRIVLYQTDCTLTPWTVRCIRQADCILIVGLGDQEPALGELEQMLENTAVRALKQLVLLHREDGPSPSRTVEWLNMRSWCSGHLHIKCPRRVFSRRSPTKLREMYEKVFAKSADRHSDFSRLARVLTGNTIALVLGGGGARGCSHIGVIKAMEEAGIPIDMVGGTSIGSFIGALYAEERSAVRTKQRAREWAKCMNSVFATVLDLTYPITSMFSGSAFNASINKVFQDKQIEDLWLPYFNVTTDITASAMRVHTDGSLWRYIRASASYTPYLPPLCDPKDSHCLVDGCYVNNVPGSLWRYVRASMTLSGYLPPLCDPKDGNLLMDGGYINNLPGK, translated from the exons ATGGGGCAGAGCGGGTTGGACCcacaggaggaggcagag GATGCGTCCCTGATAAGCAGCCTGTCTGAGCTCTTTGCTGAGGATCAGCTCTCAACCAGCACG gTGCTGTGGGCGATGCTCAGCCTCGGCTTCACCATCCTCGTTGCCATTGGCATCGTGCTGCTGCTCCGACGGCTGCGCCTGAAGG AGGTGCCAGCACAGGAGACCCCCAAATATCGCTTCCGAAAGAGGGACAAGATGCTGTTCTATGGGCGCAAGATCATGAGGAAG GTCTCCCAATCCACTTCTTCCCTGGTGGACACCACCATCTCCAGCACCTCTCGGCCGCGGATGAAGAAGAAGCTTAAAATGCTCAACATTGCCAAGAA GTTCCTGCGTATCCAGAAGGAGCTGCCCACGTTGCAGCTAAAGGAGCCCCCACCGTCAGTGCTGGAAGCTGACCTGACTGAATTCGACGTGGCCAATTCTCACCTCCCATCCGAGGTTCTTTACATGCTTAAAAACGTCCG GGTGTTGGGACACTTTGAGAAGCCGCTGTTCCTGGAGCTCTGCAAGCACATGGTTTTCCAGCAGTGTCAACAAGGGGATTATGTGTTCCGACCCGGTCAGCCCGATACCAGCATCTACGTGTTGCAAGATGGCAAACTGGAGCTGCTCCTCACCGAGCCG GATGGAAAGGAGACAGTGATGAAAGAGGTGTTCCCTGGAGACAGCGTGCACAGCCTGCTCAGCATCCTCGACGTCATCACG GGTCACCAGCGACCGTACCGGACGGTGTGTGCAAGGGCAGCAGAGGATTCGACTGTCCTTCGTTTACCAGTTGAAGCCTTTTCAGCTGTCTTTGAGAAATACCCCGAGAGCCTCGTGCGGGTGGTGCAG ATCATCATGGTGCGCCTGCAGCGCGTCACCTTCCTGGCGCTGCACAATTACCTGGGGCTGACGAATGAGCTTTTCAGCCAC gagatgcagccgcTACGGCTCTTCCCTCAGCCCAGCCACGCCACCCGCACCAGCCCTGTCCGCCATGGCAAACGGGGTCTTGGCGCTGCTGAGGAGGGCAGGGAGAGACCAACAGAGCTCAGTAAGGTTCTGGACCCCTCCCCTGGTCCCCAGCCTACAGCAGGAGGGGGCTCACAACTGTCTGTCCCTGCAGTTGAGCCACTGAAAGCTGGAGGTCTGGATAGCCCTGCGCCGCCGCCGCTGAGCCGCTGCATCTCCATGCCGGTGGATATCTCGG GCATCCAGAAGGGTCCCCGTTCTGACTTTGACATGGCCTACGAGCGCGGCCGCATCTCAGTATCGCTGCAGGAGGACAGCACCAGCCCCTTGGCTGCCTTCTCTCGG TCCATCTCACATGAACCCAAGGAACGCAAGTCGGTGACGGTGGAGGAGCAGCCCTCAAGTGTCTACAGGTACAGCTGTGAGGATGAGGCTGCCGTGGCGGATTGTCCCTTTGAGCCCTACCAGGGCCGCCAAACCAGCGCCATCTTTGAGGCTGCCAAGCAAGAGTTGGTCAAGCTGATGAAGGTGGAG aaccCTTCTCTGCTCAACAACCGCGTCTTGCTTCATCATGCCAAAGCTGGGACGGTTATTGCCCGTCAAGGGGACCAA GACGTGAGCCTCCACtttgtgctgtggggctgcctaCACGTCTACCAGAGGATGATTGACAAGGCCGAGGATGTCTGCCTCTTCCTGACGCAGCCCGGTGAGATGGTGGGGCAGCTGGCCGTGCTCACTGGTGAGCCCCTCATCTTCACCATCAAGGCCAACCGTGACTGCACCTTCCTCAAGATCTCCAAGTCAGACTTCTATGA GATCATGAGGGAGCAACCCAGCGTGGTGCTGAGCGTTGCCCACACCGTGGTCACCCGCATGTCACCCTTTGTGCGCCAGATGGACTTTGCCATCGATTGGATGGCGGTGGAAGCAGGCCGGGCTCTCTATAG GCAGGGTGACAAGTCAGACTGCACCTACATCGCGCTCAACGGGCGGCTCCGCTCCGTCATCCAGAAGGGCAGCGGCAAAAAGGAGCTGATTGGGGAGTACGGCCGCGGGGACCTAATTGGTGTG GTGGAAGCTCTTACACGGCAACCCCGTGCCACCACGGTGCACGCGGTCCGGGATACGGAGCTGGCCAAGCTGCCCGAAGGTACCTTGAACAACATCAAGCGTCGGTATCCTCAG GTTGTCACCCGTCTCATTCACCTCCTGAGCCAAAAGATCTTGGGAAACCTCCAGCAGCTCCGCGGCCCTTTTGCAG GCTCTGGTTTGGGCATGGCCTCCAGCTCGGAGCCCACCAACCCCACCAGTAACCTGTCAACAGTGGCGGTGCTGCCGGTGTGTGACGACGTGCCCATGGCTGCCTTCACCTTGGAGCTCAAGCATGCGCTGAATGCCATTG GTCCCACGCTGCTCCTCACCAGTGACATCATCCGTGCCCGACTTGGCTCCTCAGCACTGGACAG CATCCATGAGTACCGCCTGTCGGGTTGGTTGGCCCAACAAGAAGACATCCATCGCATCGTGCTCTACCAAACTGACTGCACTCTGACGCCTTGGACCGTGCGTTGCATCCGGCAGGCAGACTGCATCCTCATTGTTGGGTTGGGTGACCAGGAGCCAGCGCTAGGAGAG CTGGAGCAGATGCTGGAGAACACAGCAGTGCGTGCATTGAAGCAGTTGGTCCTCCTGCACCGTGAGGATGGTCCCAGCCCATCACGCACCGTCGAGTGGCTCAACATGCGGAGCTGGTGCTCGGGCCACCTGCACATCAAGTGTCCGCGTCGCGTCTTCTCCCGACGCAGCCCCACCAAGCTG CGAGAGATGTATGAGAAGGTGTTCGCCAAGAGCGCCGATCGGCACAGCGACTTCTCCCGCTTGGCGCGGGTGCTCACTGGCAACACCATCGCCCTCGTGTTGGGTGGCGGCGGAGCCAG GGGCTGCTCCCACATTGGGGTGATCAAGGCGATGGAGGAGGCGGGGATCCCCATTGACATGGTTGGTGGCACCTCCATCGGGTCCTTCATCGGCGCGCTGTACGCTGAGGAGCGCAGCGCTGTGCGCACCAAGCAGCGGGCACGCGAGTGGGCCAAG TGCATGAATTCGGTGTTCGCGACCGTCCTGGACCTCACCTACCCCATCACCTCCATGTTTTCGGGCTCAGCCTTCAACGCCAGCATCAACAAAGTTTTCCAGGACAAGCAGATCGAG GACCTTTGGCTTCCCTACTTCAACGTCACAACAGACATCACGGCCTCAGCCATGCGGGTGCACACGGATG GCAGTCTTTGGCGTTACATCCGAGCCAGTGCCTCCTATACCCCCTACCTGCCTCCGCTCTGCGACCCCAAGGACAGCCACTGCCTCGTGGACGGCTGCTATGTTAACAATGTCCCAG GCTCGCTCTGGCGGTACGTGCGAGCCAGCATGACCCTATCTGGGTACCTGCCACCCCTCTGCGACCCCAAGGACGGCAACTTGCTGATGGACGGGGGTTACATCAACAACCTGCCAGGCAAGTAG
- the LOC140264803 gene encoding patatin-like phospholipase domain-containing protein 6 isoform X6 — protein MGQSGLDPQEEAEDASLISSLSELFAEDQLSTSTVLWAMLSLGFTILVAIGIVLLLRRLRLKEVPAQETPKYRFRKRDKMLFYGRKIMRKVSQSTSSLVDTTISSTSRPRMKKKLKMLNIAKKFLRIQKELPTLQLKEPPPSVLEADLTEFDVANSHLPSEVLYMLKNVRVLGHFEKPLFLELCKHMVFQQCQQGDYVFRPGQPDTSIYVLQDGKLELLLTEPDGKETVMKEVFPGDSVHSLLSILDVITGHQRPYRTVCARAAEDSTVLRLPVEAFSAVFEKYPESLVRVVQIIMVRLQRVTFLALHNYLGLTNELFSHEMQPLRLFPQPSHATRTSPVRHGKRGLGAAEEGRERPTELIEPLKAGGLDSPAPPPLSRCISMPVDISGIQKGPRSDFDMAYERGRISVSLQEDSTSPLAAFSRSISHEPKERKSVTVEEQPSSVYRYSCEDEAAVADCPFEPYQGRQTSAIFEAAKQELVKLMKVENPSLLNNRVLLHHAKAGTVIARQGDQDVSLHFVLWGCLHVYQRMIDKAEDVCLFLTQPGEMVGQLAVLTGEPLIFTIKANRDCTFLKISKSDFYEIMREQPSVVLSVAHTVVTRMSPFVRQMDFAIDWMAVEAGRALYRQGDKSDCTYIALNGRLRSVIQKGSGKKELIGEYGRGDLIGVVEALTRQPRATTVHAVRDTELAKLPEGTLNNIKRRYPQVVTRLIHLLSQKILGNLQQLRGPFAGSGLGMASSSEPTNPTSNLSTVAVLPVCDDVPMAAFTLELKHALNAIGPTLLLTSDIIRARLGSSALDSIHEYRLSGWLAQQEDIHRIVLYQTDCTLTPWTVRCIRQADCILIVGLGDQEPALGELEQMLENTAVRALKQLVLLHREDGPSPSRTVEWLNMRSWCSGHLHIKCPRRVFSRRSPTKLREMYEKVFAKSADRHSDFSRLARVLTGNTIALVLGGGGARGCSHIGVIKAMEEAGIPIDMVGGTSIGSFIGALYAEERSAVRTKQRAREWAKCMNSVFATVLDLTYPITSMFSGSAFNASINKVFQDKQIEDLWLPYFNVTTDITASAMRVHTDGSLWRYVRASMTLSGYLPPLCDPKDGNLLMDGGYINNLPGK, from the exons ATGGGGCAGAGCGGGTTGGACCcacaggaggaggcagag GATGCGTCCCTGATAAGCAGCCTGTCTGAGCTCTTTGCTGAGGATCAGCTCTCAACCAGCACG gTGCTGTGGGCGATGCTCAGCCTCGGCTTCACCATCCTCGTTGCCATTGGCATCGTGCTGCTGCTCCGACGGCTGCGCCTGAAGG AGGTGCCAGCACAGGAGACCCCCAAATATCGCTTCCGAAAGAGGGACAAGATGCTGTTCTATGGGCGCAAGATCATGAGGAAG GTCTCCCAATCCACTTCTTCCCTGGTGGACACCACCATCTCCAGCACCTCTCGGCCGCGGATGAAGAAGAAGCTTAAAATGCTCAACATTGCCAAGAA GTTCCTGCGTATCCAGAAGGAGCTGCCCACGTTGCAGCTAAAGGAGCCCCCACCGTCAGTGCTGGAAGCTGACCTGACTGAATTCGACGTGGCCAATTCTCACCTCCCATCCGAGGTTCTTTACATGCTTAAAAACGTCCG GGTGTTGGGACACTTTGAGAAGCCGCTGTTCCTGGAGCTCTGCAAGCACATGGTTTTCCAGCAGTGTCAACAAGGGGATTATGTGTTCCGACCCGGTCAGCCCGATACCAGCATCTACGTGTTGCAAGATGGCAAACTGGAGCTGCTCCTCACCGAGCCG GATGGAAAGGAGACAGTGATGAAAGAGGTGTTCCCTGGAGACAGCGTGCACAGCCTGCTCAGCATCCTCGACGTCATCACG GGTCACCAGCGACCGTACCGGACGGTGTGTGCAAGGGCAGCAGAGGATTCGACTGTCCTTCGTTTACCAGTTGAAGCCTTTTCAGCTGTCTTTGAGAAATACCCCGAGAGCCTCGTGCGGGTGGTGCAG ATCATCATGGTGCGCCTGCAGCGCGTCACCTTCCTGGCGCTGCACAATTACCTGGGGCTGACGAATGAGCTTTTCAGCCAC gagatgcagccgcTACGGCTCTTCCCTCAGCCCAGCCACGCCACCCGCACCAGCCCTGTCCGCCATGGCAAACGGGGTCTTGGCGCTGCTGAGGAGGGCAGGGAGAGACCAACAGAGCTCA TTGAGCCACTGAAAGCTGGAGGTCTGGATAGCCCTGCGCCGCCGCCGCTGAGCCGCTGCATCTCCATGCCGGTGGATATCTCGG GCATCCAGAAGGGTCCCCGTTCTGACTTTGACATGGCCTACGAGCGCGGCCGCATCTCAGTATCGCTGCAGGAGGACAGCACCAGCCCCTTGGCTGCCTTCTCTCGG TCCATCTCACATGAACCCAAGGAACGCAAGTCGGTGACGGTGGAGGAGCAGCCCTCAAGTGTCTACAGGTACAGCTGTGAGGATGAGGCTGCCGTGGCGGATTGTCCCTTTGAGCCCTACCAGGGCCGCCAAACCAGCGCCATCTTTGAGGCTGCCAAGCAAGAGTTGGTCAAGCTGATGAAGGTGGAG aaccCTTCTCTGCTCAACAACCGCGTCTTGCTTCATCATGCCAAAGCTGGGACGGTTATTGCCCGTCAAGGGGACCAA GACGTGAGCCTCCACtttgtgctgtggggctgcctaCACGTCTACCAGAGGATGATTGACAAGGCCGAGGATGTCTGCCTCTTCCTGACGCAGCCCGGTGAGATGGTGGGGCAGCTGGCCGTGCTCACTGGTGAGCCCCTCATCTTCACCATCAAGGCCAACCGTGACTGCACCTTCCTCAAGATCTCCAAGTCAGACTTCTATGA GATCATGAGGGAGCAACCCAGCGTGGTGCTGAGCGTTGCCCACACCGTGGTCACCCGCATGTCACCCTTTGTGCGCCAGATGGACTTTGCCATCGATTGGATGGCGGTGGAAGCAGGCCGGGCTCTCTATAG GCAGGGTGACAAGTCAGACTGCACCTACATCGCGCTCAACGGGCGGCTCCGCTCCGTCATCCAGAAGGGCAGCGGCAAAAAGGAGCTGATTGGGGAGTACGGCCGCGGGGACCTAATTGGTGTG GTGGAAGCTCTTACACGGCAACCCCGTGCCACCACGGTGCACGCGGTCCGGGATACGGAGCTGGCCAAGCTGCCCGAAGGTACCTTGAACAACATCAAGCGTCGGTATCCTCAG GTTGTCACCCGTCTCATTCACCTCCTGAGCCAAAAGATCTTGGGAAACCTCCAGCAGCTCCGCGGCCCTTTTGCAG GCTCTGGTTTGGGCATGGCCTCCAGCTCGGAGCCCACCAACCCCACCAGTAACCTGTCAACAGTGGCGGTGCTGCCGGTGTGTGACGACGTGCCCATGGCTGCCTTCACCTTGGAGCTCAAGCATGCGCTGAATGCCATTG GTCCCACGCTGCTCCTCACCAGTGACATCATCCGTGCCCGACTTGGCTCCTCAGCACTGGACAG CATCCATGAGTACCGCCTGTCGGGTTGGTTGGCCCAACAAGAAGACATCCATCGCATCGTGCTCTACCAAACTGACTGCACTCTGACGCCTTGGACCGTGCGTTGCATCCGGCAGGCAGACTGCATCCTCATTGTTGGGTTGGGTGACCAGGAGCCAGCGCTAGGAGAG CTGGAGCAGATGCTGGAGAACACAGCAGTGCGTGCATTGAAGCAGTTGGTCCTCCTGCACCGTGAGGATGGTCCCAGCCCATCACGCACCGTCGAGTGGCTCAACATGCGGAGCTGGTGCTCGGGCCACCTGCACATCAAGTGTCCGCGTCGCGTCTTCTCCCGACGCAGCCCCACCAAGCTG CGAGAGATGTATGAGAAGGTGTTCGCCAAGAGCGCCGATCGGCACAGCGACTTCTCCCGCTTGGCGCGGGTGCTCACTGGCAACACCATCGCCCTCGTGTTGGGTGGCGGCGGAGCCAG GGGCTGCTCCCACATTGGGGTGATCAAGGCGATGGAGGAGGCGGGGATCCCCATTGACATGGTTGGTGGCACCTCCATCGGGTCCTTCATCGGCGCGCTGTACGCTGAGGAGCGCAGCGCTGTGCGCACCAAGCAGCGGGCACGCGAGTGGGCCAAG TGCATGAATTCGGTGTTCGCGACCGTCCTGGACCTCACCTACCCCATCACCTCCATGTTTTCGGGCTCAGCCTTCAACGCCAGCATCAACAAAGTTTTCCAGGACAAGCAGATCGAG GACCTTTGGCTTCCCTACTTCAACGTCACAACAGACATCACGGCCTCAGCCATGCGGGTGCACACGGATG GCTCGCTCTGGCGGTACGTGCGAGCCAGCATGACCCTATCTGGGTACCTGCCACCCCTCTGCGACCCCAAGGACGGCAACTTGCTGATGGACGGGGGTTACATCAACAACCTGCCAGGCAAGTAG
- the LOC140264803 gene encoding patatin-like phospholipase domain-containing protein 6 isoform X2, with the protein MGQSGLDPQEEAEDASLISSLSELFAEDQLSTSTVLWAMLSLGFTILVAIGIVLLLRRLRLKEVPAQETPKYRFRKRDKMLFYGRKIMRKVSQSTSSLVDTTISSTSRPRMKKKLKMLNIAKKFLRIQKELPTLQLKEPPPSVLEADLTEFDVANSHLPSEVLYMLKNVRVLGHFEKPLFLELCKHMVFQQCQQGDYVFRPGQPDTSIYVLQDGKLELLLTEPDGKETVMKEVFPGDSVHSLLSILDVITGHQRPYRTVCARAAEDSTVLRLPVEAFSAVFEKYPESLVRVVQIIMVRLQRVTFLALHNYLGLTNELFSHEMQPLRLFPQPSHATRTSPVRHGKRGLGAAEEGRERPTELSKVLDPSPGPQPTAGGGSQLSVPAVEPLKAGGLDSPAPPPLSRCISMPVDISGIQKGPRSDFDMAYERGRISVSLQEDSTSPLAAFSRSISHEPKERKSVTVEEQPSSVYRYSCEDEAAVADCPFEPYQGRQTSAIFEAAKQELVKLMKVENPSLLNNRVLLHHAKAGTVIARQGDQDVSLHFVLWGCLHVYQRMIDKAEDVCLFLTQPGEMVGQLAVLTGEPLIFTIKANRDCTFLKISKSDFYEIMREQPSVVLSVAHTVVTRMSPFVRQMDFAIDWMAVEAGRALYRQGDKSDCTYIALNGRLRSVIQKGSGKKELIGEYGRGDLIGVVEALTRQPRATTVHAVRDTELAKLPEGTLNNIKRRYPQVVTRLIHLLSQKILGNLQQLRGPFAGSGLGMASSSEPTNPTSNLSTVAVLPVCDDVPMAAFTLELKHALNAIGPTLLLTSDIIRARLGSSALDSIHEYRLSGWLAQQEDIHRIVLYQTDCTLTPWTVRCIRQADCILIVGLGDQEPALGELEQMLENTAVRALKQLVLLHREDGPSPSRTVEWLNMRSWCSGHLHIKCPRRVFSRRSPTKLREMYEKVFAKSADRHSDFSRLARVLTGNTIALVLGGGGARGCSHIGVIKAMEEAGIPIDMVGGTSIGSFIGALYAEERSAVRTKQRAREWAKCMNSVFATVLDLTYPITSMFSGSAFNASINKVFQDKQIEDLWLPYFNVTTDITASAMRVHTDGSLWRYIRASASYTPYLPPLCDPKDSHCLVDGCYVNNVPADIARNMGAKTVIAIDVGSQDETDLCNYGDSLSGWWLLWKRLNPWAEKVKVPDMAEIQSRLAYVSCVRQLEVVKSSSYCEYIRPPIDRFKTMDFGKFDEIYDVGYQHGKVVFDGWSRGDIIENMVKDRRSADFYESKRMDVSRVAIRCSRTPALVSQTWQRSSPVLSPPNPTHQMDTPTRSLTTSLSMRTKGRSCHGVRKKPSPQLNGPEPA; encoded by the exons ATGGGGCAGAGCGGGTTGGACCcacaggaggaggcagag GATGCGTCCCTGATAAGCAGCCTGTCTGAGCTCTTTGCTGAGGATCAGCTCTCAACCAGCACG gTGCTGTGGGCGATGCTCAGCCTCGGCTTCACCATCCTCGTTGCCATTGGCATCGTGCTGCTGCTCCGACGGCTGCGCCTGAAGG AGGTGCCAGCACAGGAGACCCCCAAATATCGCTTCCGAAAGAGGGACAAGATGCTGTTCTATGGGCGCAAGATCATGAGGAAG GTCTCCCAATCCACTTCTTCCCTGGTGGACACCACCATCTCCAGCACCTCTCGGCCGCGGATGAAGAAGAAGCTTAAAATGCTCAACATTGCCAAGAA GTTCCTGCGTATCCAGAAGGAGCTGCCCACGTTGCAGCTAAAGGAGCCCCCACCGTCAGTGCTGGAAGCTGACCTGACTGAATTCGACGTGGCCAATTCTCACCTCCCATCCGAGGTTCTTTACATGCTTAAAAACGTCCG GGTGTTGGGACACTTTGAGAAGCCGCTGTTCCTGGAGCTCTGCAAGCACATGGTTTTCCAGCAGTGTCAACAAGGGGATTATGTGTTCCGACCCGGTCAGCCCGATACCAGCATCTACGTGTTGCAAGATGGCAAACTGGAGCTGCTCCTCACCGAGCCG GATGGAAAGGAGACAGTGATGAAAGAGGTGTTCCCTGGAGACAGCGTGCACAGCCTGCTCAGCATCCTCGACGTCATCACG GGTCACCAGCGACCGTACCGGACGGTGTGTGCAAGGGCAGCAGAGGATTCGACTGTCCTTCGTTTACCAGTTGAAGCCTTTTCAGCTGTCTTTGAGAAATACCCCGAGAGCCTCGTGCGGGTGGTGCAG ATCATCATGGTGCGCCTGCAGCGCGTCACCTTCCTGGCGCTGCACAATTACCTGGGGCTGACGAATGAGCTTTTCAGCCAC gagatgcagccgcTACGGCTCTTCCCTCAGCCCAGCCACGCCACCCGCACCAGCCCTGTCCGCCATGGCAAACGGGGTCTTGGCGCTGCTGAGGAGGGCAGGGAGAGACCAACAGAGCTCAGTAAGGTTCTGGACCCCTCCCCTGGTCCCCAGCCTACAGCAGGAGGGGGCTCACAACTGTCTGTCCCTGCAGTTGAGCCACTGAAAGCTGGAGGTCTGGATAGCCCTGCGCCGCCGCCGCTGAGCCGCTGCATCTCCATGCCGGTGGATATCTCGG GCATCCAGAAGGGTCCCCGTTCTGACTTTGACATGGCCTACGAGCGCGGCCGCATCTCAGTATCGCTGCAGGAGGACAGCACCAGCCCCTTGGCTGCCTTCTCTCGG TCCATCTCACATGAACCCAAGGAACGCAAGTCGGTGACGGTGGAGGAGCAGCCCTCAAGTGTCTACAGGTACAGCTGTGAGGATGAGGCTGCCGTGGCGGATTGTCCCTTTGAGCCCTACCAGGGCCGCCAAACCAGCGCCATCTTTGAGGCTGCCAAGCAAGAGTTGGTCAAGCTGATGAAGGTGGAG aaccCTTCTCTGCTCAACAACCGCGTCTTGCTTCATCATGCCAAAGCTGGGACGGTTATTGCCCGTCAAGGGGACCAA GACGTGAGCCTCCACtttgtgctgtggggctgcctaCACGTCTACCAGAGGATGATTGACAAGGCCGAGGATGTCTGCCTCTTCCTGACGCAGCCCGGTGAGATGGTGGGGCAGCTGGCCGTGCTCACTGGTGAGCCCCTCATCTTCACCATCAAGGCCAACCGTGACTGCACCTTCCTCAAGATCTCCAAGTCAGACTTCTATGA GATCATGAGGGAGCAACCCAGCGTGGTGCTGAGCGTTGCCCACACCGTGGTCACCCGCATGTCACCCTTTGTGCGCCAGATGGACTTTGCCATCGATTGGATGGCGGTGGAAGCAGGCCGGGCTCTCTATAG GCAGGGTGACAAGTCAGACTGCACCTACATCGCGCTCAACGGGCGGCTCCGCTCCGTCATCCAGAAGGGCAGCGGCAAAAAGGAGCTGATTGGGGAGTACGGCCGCGGGGACCTAATTGGTGTG GTGGAAGCTCTTACACGGCAACCCCGTGCCACCACGGTGCACGCGGTCCGGGATACGGAGCTGGCCAAGCTGCCCGAAGGTACCTTGAACAACATCAAGCGTCGGTATCCTCAG GTTGTCACCCGTCTCATTCACCTCCTGAGCCAAAAGATCTTGGGAAACCTCCAGCAGCTCCGCGGCCCTTTTGCAG GCTCTGGTTTGGGCATGGCCTCCAGCTCGGAGCCCACCAACCCCACCAGTAACCTGTCAACAGTGGCGGTGCTGCCGGTGTGTGACGACGTGCCCATGGCTGCCTTCACCTTGGAGCTCAAGCATGCGCTGAATGCCATTG GTCCCACGCTGCTCCTCACCAGTGACATCATCCGTGCCCGACTTGGCTCCTCAGCACTGGACAG CATCCATGAGTACCGCCTGTCGGGTTGGTTGGCCCAACAAGAAGACATCCATCGCATCGTGCTCTACCAAACTGACTGCACTCTGACGCCTTGGACCGTGCGTTGCATCCGGCAGGCAGACTGCATCCTCATTGTTGGGTTGGGTGACCAGGAGCCAGCGCTAGGAGAG CTGGAGCAGATGCTGGAGAACACAGCAGTGCGTGCATTGAAGCAGTTGGTCCTCCTGCACCGTGAGGATGGTCCCAGCCCATCACGCACCGTCGAGTGGCTCAACATGCGGAGCTGGTGCTCGGGCCACCTGCACATCAAGTGTCCGCGTCGCGTCTTCTCCCGACGCAGCCCCACCAAGCTG CGAGAGATGTATGAGAAGGTGTTCGCCAAGAGCGCCGATCGGCACAGCGACTTCTCCCGCTTGGCGCGGGTGCTCACTGGCAACACCATCGCCCTCGTGTTGGGTGGCGGCGGAGCCAG GGGCTGCTCCCACATTGGGGTGATCAAGGCGATGGAGGAGGCGGGGATCCCCATTGACATGGTTGGTGGCACCTCCATCGGGTCCTTCATCGGCGCGCTGTACGCTGAGGAGCGCAGCGCTGTGCGCACCAAGCAGCGGGCACGCGAGTGGGCCAAG TGCATGAATTCGGTGTTCGCGACCGTCCTGGACCTCACCTACCCCATCACCTCCATGTTTTCGGGCTCAGCCTTCAACGCCAGCATCAACAAAGTTTTCCAGGACAAGCAGATCGAG GACCTTTGGCTTCCCTACTTCAACGTCACAACAGACATCACGGCCTCAGCCATGCGGGTGCACACGGATG GCAGTCTTTGGCGTTACATCCGAGCCAGTGCCTCCTATACCCCCTACCTGCCTCCGCTCTGCGACCCCAAGGACAGCCACTGCCTCGTGGACGGCTGCTATGTTAACAATGTCCCAG ctgaCATCGCCCGCAACATGGGTGCCAAGACGGTGATTGCCATCGACGTGGGAAGCCAGGATGAGACGGACCTGTGCAACTATGGGGACAGCTTGTCGGGCTGGTGGCTGCTCTGGAAACGCCTCAACCCATGGGCTGAAAAAGTCAAg GTGCCGGATATGGCAGAGATCCAGTCGAGGTTGGCGTATGTATCGTGTGTGAGGCAGTTGGAGGTGGTGAAGTCCAGCTCGTACTGTGAGTACATCCGTCCCCCCATCGACCGCTTCAAGACGATGGATTTCGGCAAGTTCGATGAGATCTAT GATGTGGGCTACCAGCACGGCAAGGTGGTCTTTGATGGCTGGAGTCGGGGTGACATCATTGAGAACATGGTGAAGGACCGACGCTCGGCCGACTTCTATGAGAGCAAACGCATGGACGTGAGTAGGGTGGCAATAAG GTGCTCACGTACCCCAGCGCTGGTTTCACAGACCTGGCAGAGATCATCTCCCGTATTGAGCCCGCCAAACCCTACCCATCAGATGGATACGCCGACG AGGAGTCTGACTACCTCACTGAGTATGAGGACGAAGGGCCGGAGCTGTCACGGGGTGAGGAAGAAGCCTTCGCCCCAACTGAATGGCCCGGAACCAGCGTGA